One window of the Rhizobiaceae bacterium genome contains the following:
- the tagF gene encoding type VI secretion system-associated protein TagF gives MGFGLFGKLPQKRDFISFGIAQDILTPLETWLQSALAASRAELGKSWEQHYLVAPLWRFWIGPAILGTGCAGVIMPSVDGVGRYFPLMALYACGNGETIAPPPFAPQGDWFGALEGRLLSVLHNDGAVEIDALLAGLPAPALEQASGRARENFKGGTLWRGGPDTGTAALLTGIVEEDYRLAARTRTFWWTNGSADGGPVLLTKDGLPDPYFYTLMLKSVAD, from the coding sequence ATGGGCTTCGGGCTGTTCGGCAAGCTGCCGCAGAAGCGCGATTTCATCTCCTTCGGCATCGCCCAGGACATCCTGACCCCGCTGGAAACCTGGCTGCAATCCGCGTTGGCGGCGAGCCGCGCCGAGCTCGGAAAAAGCTGGGAGCAGCATTATCTCGTCGCGCCGCTCTGGCGCTTCTGGATCGGGCCGGCGATCCTCGGCACCGGCTGCGCGGGCGTCATCATGCCCTCCGTCGACGGCGTCGGCCGCTATTTTCCCTTGATGGCGCTCTATGCCTGCGGAAACGGCGAGACAATCGCGCCGCCGCCCTTCGCGCCGCAGGGAGACTGGTTCGGCGCGCTCGAAGGCCGTCTTCTGTCGGTGCTGCACAATGACGGCGCGGTCGAGATCGATGCCCTGCTCGCCGGCCTGCCGGCGCCCGCGTTGGAACAAGCCTCCGGAAGAGCGCGCGAAAACTTCAAGGGCGGCACGCTCTGGCGCGGTGGTCCCGATACGGGAACCGCCGCCCTTCTCACCGGCATCGTCGAGGAGGATTACCGGCTGGCCGCGCGGACCCGCACCTTCTGGTGGACCAACGGCAGCGCCGACGGCGGGCCGGTCCTGCTCACGAAAGACGGCCTGCCCGACCCTTATTTCTATACTCTCATGCTGAAGTCTGTGGCAGACTGA
- the tssM gene encoding type VI secretion system membrane subunit TssM: MKAWIIRIAVWLALLALILAVWFGGPMVGYAEVYPLEPVWPRLLIVAIVLLAVGGYYGIRYWRRRKAQKALEAAMAATEGEAGDARVLGERMTEALETLKRSSGKRNFLYELPWYIIIGPPGAGKTTALVNSGLKFPLAGTEGAQAVAGVGGTRYCDWWFTEEAVLVDTAGRYTTQDSDAEADKKSWLSFLSLLKKNRAKQPINGVIVAISLEDLMKLDGAELSAHAAAIRKRLLEIHTELKIDFPVYALFTKADLIAGFVEYFGSFTESRRRKVWGATFQTDDRKKNMVAQVPAEFDDLVKRLTEEVTDRLHEEADPIARIAIFGFPAQFATLKDRVADFLNRIFEPNRYQVNANLRGFYFSSGTQEGTPIDQVLGAIGRSFGSQTQTAHMSGTGRSFFLHDLLTKVIFAESGWVSRDMNAVRRAAVLRYGAVAALAVVAAGLLGAWGVSFASNRTLIASTDNAVEQYRVNADAQLKSNTISDTELEKVVGILNTLRTLPVGYENREMSTPTRETFGLSQRGRLLSASETTYRRALERMFRSRLILQMERTIEANMNDPVVLYEALKVYLMLGGKAPRTDDELIVAWMKQDWEQNRYPGPANRKGREELEQHLRAMLTLDDGYDPLFELNGPLIESAQRSLGRMNMADRAYALIKSATYAAPLEDFSVAQRAGPDANLVFETIDGSDLSSLAVPSLYTYAGFNDFFLTQLSAVAEKIADEQWVMGEIGQQEGIEQQFQRLGPELLDRYGKDFVAAWNAALENLKLKQMSADKPQYVALSAVASSTSPVKQLFEEIARETMLTREPEGEAEEAPRDEATDKAIGKVTQKVTQAITSRAGGLAKIGIDLAVKKSQSRAGGAFAGGSAQIPGANIEAQFREYHNLVDGDVGKRPIDALIQNFYEVYQSLVLAATNPSQAERANANLQLQVVNLRANASRLPRSLAHMVNAAVDDFEGDAANTSIAQLNQMLVATVTRPCEQVIANRFPFARKSGRDVPMADFARLFSPNGVIDRFFAQNLAPLADMTGDNWTWKQDSRLGRELSNASLKEFQRASKIRDAFFPQGGSMPSVQLTFTPFSLHGEAQMALLDINSQVVQSQQVGGIPSQVDWPGSMASGSVNLSFQPPIEGRQSSVNFDGPWALMRLFDAGSVTKSGDNIRARFVVGGRDVAYTIQVGSIENPFFLPALSEFSCPSGL, encoded by the coding sequence ATGAAGGCGTGGATCATCCGCATCGCTGTCTGGCTGGCGCTCCTGGCGCTTATCCTCGCCGTCTGGTTCGGCGGGCCGATGGTCGGCTATGCCGAGGTCTATCCGTTGGAGCCCGTGTGGCCGCGCCTTCTCATCGTGGCGATCGTGCTCCTTGCGGTTGGCGGCTACTACGGCATCCGCTACTGGCGCAGGCGCAAGGCGCAGAAGGCGCTGGAAGCGGCCATGGCCGCCACGGAGGGCGAGGCCGGCGACGCGAGAGTGCTCGGAGAGCGCATGACGGAGGCGCTCGAAACGCTGAAGCGCTCCAGCGGCAAGCGCAATTTCCTCTACGAACTGCCGTGGTACATCATCATCGGGCCGCCGGGCGCGGGCAAGACGACGGCGCTGGTGAATTCCGGCCTGAAGTTCCCGCTTGCCGGCACCGAAGGCGCGCAGGCGGTCGCCGGTGTGGGTGGCACGCGCTATTGCGACTGGTGGTTCACGGAGGAAGCCGTGCTGGTCGACACGGCTGGCCGCTACACGACGCAGGATTCGGACGCGGAGGCCGACAAGAAAAGCTGGCTCTCCTTCCTGTCGCTCCTGAAGAAAAACCGCGCCAAGCAGCCGATCAACGGCGTCATCGTCGCCATCAGCCTCGAAGACCTGATGAAGCTCGACGGCGCGGAGCTTTCGGCGCATGCCGCGGCGATCCGCAAGCGCCTTCTGGAAATCCACACCGAGCTGAAGATCGATTTCCCGGTCTACGCGCTGTTCACGAAGGCTGATCTGATCGCCGGTTTCGTGGAATATTTCGGCAGCTTCACCGAGAGCCGCCGCCGCAAGGTGTGGGGCGCGACGTTCCAGACCGACGACCGCAAGAAGAACATGGTCGCGCAGGTGCCGGCCGAGTTCGACGATCTGGTCAAGCGCCTGACCGAGGAGGTCACCGACCGGCTGCACGAGGAGGCCGATCCGATCGCGCGCATCGCCATCTTCGGCTTTCCCGCGCAGTTCGCGACGCTGAAGGACCGCGTGGCGGATTTCCTCAACCGCATCTTCGAGCCGAACCGCTATCAGGTGAACGCCAATCTGCGCGGCTTCTATTTCTCCTCCGGCACGCAGGAAGGCACGCCGATCGATCAGGTGCTGGGCGCCATCGGCCGCAGCTTCGGCAGTCAGACGCAGACCGCTCATATGTCGGGGACCGGCCGCAGCTTCTTCCTGCACGATCTCCTGACCAAGGTGATCTTCGCCGAATCCGGCTGGGTGTCGCGCGACATGAACGCCGTGCGCCGCGCGGCCGTGCTGCGCTACGGGGCCGTGGCCGCGCTGGCGGTCGTCGCCGCCGGCCTGCTCGGCGCGTGGGGCGTCAGCTTCGCCAGCAACCGCACACTGATCGCCTCGACCGACAATGCGGTCGAGCAGTACCGCGTCAACGCCGACGCGCAGCTGAAGAGCAACACCATCAGCGACACTGAACTCGAAAAAGTCGTCGGTATCCTGAACACGCTGCGGACCCTGCCGGTCGGCTACGAGAACCGCGAGATGTCGACTCCGACCAGGGAGACCTTCGGCCTCAGCCAGCGCGGACGGCTTCTGTCGGCCTCCGAGACCACCTATCGCCGCGCGCTCGAACGCATGTTCCGCTCGCGTCTCATCCTCCAGATGGAACGCACCATAGAGGCCAACATGAACGACCCGGTGGTGCTCTACGAGGCGCTCAAGGTCTATCTCATGCTCGGCGGCAAGGCCCCGCGCACGGACGACGAGTTGATCGTCGCCTGGATGAAGCAGGACTGGGAGCAGAACCGTTATCCCGGCCCCGCCAACCGCAAGGGCCGCGAGGAACTTGAGCAGCATCTCAGGGCCATGCTCACGCTGGACGACGGCTACGATCCGCTGTTCGAGCTGAACGGCCCGCTGATCGAATCCGCCCAGCGTTCGCTCGGCCGCATGAACATGGCCGACCGCGCCTATGCGCTCATCAAATCGGCCACCTATGCCGCGCCGCTGGAGGATTTTTCCGTGGCGCAGCGCGCCGGGCCGGATGCCAATCTGGTTTTCGAGACGATCGACGGCAGCGATCTTTCGAGCCTCGCCGTGCCTAGCCTCTATACCTATGCCGGCTTCAACGACTTCTTCCTGACGCAGCTCTCGGCCGTCGCGGAGAAGATCGCCGACGAGCAGTGGGTGATGGGCGAGATCGGTCAGCAGGAAGGCATCGAGCAGCAGTTCCAGAGGCTCGGCCCCGAACTCCTCGACCGCTACGGCAAGGATTTCGTCGCCGCCTGGAACGCGGCTCTGGAGAACCTGAAGCTCAAGCAGATGTCGGCCGACAAGCCGCAATATGTGGCGCTTTCGGCGGTCGCCTCGTCCACTTCGCCTGTCAAGCAGCTTTTTGAGGAGATCGCCCGCGAGACGATGCTGACGCGCGAGCCCGAAGGCGAAGCCGAGGAGGCGCCGCGAGACGAGGCGACGGACAAGGCGATCGGCAAGGTCACGCAGAAGGTGACGCAGGCGATCACCTCGCGCGCCGGCGGATTGGCCAAGATCGGCATCGACCTCGCCGTGAAGAAGTCGCAGAGCCGCGCCGGCGGCGCTTTCGCCGGCGGCAGCGCGCAGATACCGGGCGCCAACATCGAGGCGCAGTTCCGCGAGTACCACAATCTGGTCGACGGCGATGTCGGCAAGCGGCCGATCGACGCCCTGATCCAGAATTTCTACGAGGTCTATCAGAGCCTCGTCCTCGCGGCGACGAACCCGTCGCAGGCGGAGCGCGCCAACGCCAATCTCCAGCTCCAGGTCGTGAATTTGCGCGCCAACGCCTCGCGCCTGCCGAGGTCGCTGGCGCATATGGTGAATGCCGCCGTCGACGACTTCGAGGGCGACGCGGCGAACACGTCCATCGCGCAACTCAACCAGATGCTGGTGGCGACGGTCACGCGCCCCTGCGAACAGGTGATCGCCAATCGCTTCCCCTTCGCGAGGAAGAGCGGCCGCGACGTGCCCATGGCCGATTTTGCCCGCCTGTTCTCGCCGAACGGCGTCATCGACCGCTTCTTCGCCCAGAACCTCGCGCCGCTCGCCGACATGACCGGCGACAACTGGACGTGGAAGCAGGACAGCCGGCTCGGGCGTGAGCTTTCCAACGCGTCGCTGAAGGAGTTCCAGCGGGCGTCGAAGATCCGCGACGCCTTCTTCCCGCAGGGCGGCTCGATGCCGTCCGTTCAGCTCACCTTCACGCCCTTCTCCCTGCATGGCGAGGCGCAGATGGCGCTGCTCGACATCAACTCGCAGGTCGTCCAGAGCCAGCAGGTGGGCGGCATCCCCTCGCAGGTGGACTGGCCGGGCAGCATGGCTTCCGGCTCGGTGAATCTGAGCTTCCAGCCGCCGATCGAGGGGCGGCAGTCCTCCGTCAATTTCGACGGGCCGTGGGCGCTGATGCGCCTGTTCGACGCCGGCTCCGTGACGAAGAGCGGCGACAACATCCGGGCGCGCTTCGTCGTCGGCGGGCGCGACGTCGCCTACACCATCCAGGTCGGATCGATCGAGAACCCGTTCTTCCTGCCCGCCCTTTCCGAATTCTCCTGCCCGTCCGGTCTGTGA
- the tssL gene encoding type VI secretion system protein TssL, long form: protein MSSKDDPFGSGGKTVIRPNPGGAIRPEQFKPAPLPGSPNPASPNNLPRPSDPTVFAPQPASPPRPASPYRPENAPPFAPASPRFGVPEEQDDWMKGSAGNAFFPGSTPQPEPMAPAEKIPLDVALNARDGGEYSATNPITKAAAPLLILLGRLRLMIIDMQAVPLMNHVANAIREFERKVTEAGVPAEEVRIAKYALCGTADDIVQNLPGTDRHVWMQYSMLAQFFQVRTSGVGFFEALNKLLANPAPHFNLLELMHACLSLGFEGQYRGVNGGDRDLQRVRRDVYETLRHLKARPDDDISPRWRGLAKLMSNLGSRVPLWAILAAAVALLTAIYFLLRLLISNDGDALADKLLALNPADPITIERAAFMPYKEELRDMTQLERIRAALAPEIEAGGLDVVARGDFIVVEINNLLLFDSGRAEVKKEFAPIADRIAAALEPEPGPIKVTGHTDNVKPKKNGSFKSNYDLSVARAKSVEAVMEPKISDVSRFSIEGKGEDDPVADNKTPEGRAKNRRVDLMIPREETLNLASNNTQAAQP, encoded by the coding sequence ATGAGCTCGAAGGACGATCCGTTCGGCTCAGGCGGCAAGACCGTCATCCGGCCCAATCCGGGGGGAGCGATCCGGCCGGAGCAGTTCAAGCCGGCCCCCCTGCCCGGATCGCCCAATCCCGCATCGCCGAACAATCTTCCCCGCCCCAGCGATCCGACCGTGTTCGCGCCGCAGCCGGCGTCTCCGCCGCGTCCCGCATCGCCCTACCGGCCCGAAAACGCCCCGCCCTTCGCGCCTGCCTCCCCGCGCTTCGGCGTGCCGGAGGAACAGGACGACTGGATGAAGGGCAGCGCCGGCAATGCCTTCTTCCCCGGCAGCACCCCCCAGCCCGAACCGATGGCGCCGGCGGAGAAGATCCCCCTCGACGTGGCGCTCAACGCCCGTGACGGCGGCGAGTATTCCGCCACCAATCCGATCACGAAGGCGGCGGCACCCCTGCTCATCCTGCTCGGACGGCTCAGGCTGATGATCATCGACATGCAGGCCGTGCCGCTGATGAATCACGTCGCCAACGCCATCCGCGAGTTCGAGCGGAAGGTGACAGAAGCAGGCGTTCCGGCCGAAGAGGTGCGCATCGCCAAATACGCGCTCTGCGGCACGGCCGACGACATCGTCCAGAACCTGCCCGGAACCGACCGCCATGTCTGGATGCAGTATTCGATGCTGGCGCAATTCTTTCAGGTCCGCACATCCGGCGTCGGCTTCTTCGAGGCCCTGAACAAGCTGCTGGCCAATCCCGCGCCCCACTTCAACCTTCTGGAACTCATGCATGCCTGCCTGTCGCTCGGCTTCGAGGGCCAGTACCGGGGCGTGAACGGCGGCGACCGCGACCTGCAGCGCGTGCGCCGCGACGTCTACGAGACGCTGCGCCACCTGAAAGCGCGGCCGGACGACGACATCTCGCCGCGCTGGCGCGGCCTCGCCAAGCTGATGTCCAATCTCGGCTCGCGCGTGCCGCTGTGGGCGATACTGGCGGCGGCCGTCGCGCTGCTGACGGCCATCTATTTCCTGCTGCGCCTGCTCATCAGCAATGACGGCGACGCGCTGGCCGACAAGCTTCTGGCCCTCAACCCCGCCGATCCGATCACCATCGAGCGCGCCGCCTTCATGCCCTACAAGGAAGAGCTGCGCGACATGACGCAGTTGGAGCGCATCCGGGCCGCGCTCGCGCCCGAGATCGAGGCCGGCGGTCTGGACGTGGTTGCCAGGGGCGATTTCATCGTCGTCGAGATCAACAATCTGCTGCTTTTCGATTCCGGCCGCGCCGAGGTGAAAAAGGAGTTCGCGCCGATCGCCGACCGCATCGCCGCGGCCCTCGAACCCGAGCCCGGTCCGATCAAGGTGACCGGCCATACCGACAATGTGAAGCCGAAGAAGAACGGTTCCTTCAAGTCCAACTACGACCTTTCCGTCGCGCGCGCCAAATCCGTCGAGGCCGTAATGGAGCCGAAGATCAGCGATGTCTCCCGCTTCTCGATCGAAGGCAAGGGCGAGGACGATCCCGTGGCCGACAACAAGACGCCGGAAGGCCGCGCGAAGAACCGGCGCGTCGATCTCATGATCCCGCGCGAGGAAACGCTGAACCTCGCCTCCAATAACACGCAGGCGGCTCAGCCATGA
- the tssK gene encoding type VI secretion system baseplate subunit TssK, with translation MSWYSKVAWSEGLFLRQHHLQQNDRYVERLLESRVAQITPYPWGFSQIEIDRDLAQQNKFALRRASGIFQDGTPFDMPGTSPLPEPIDMPEGVDRQLLWLTLPAATVNGREIDMAEAATGSRYVRDLETVIDSASNLFVEQEIEVAHPRAEFEVRKTPKPGFHSLKVARILEVRDKTIVFDETFAPPVLVTHAHPVVAGWTDRVIGWVDTKLETLARYAADPSSGGGLQTFDYFMLQMLNREVNVLKHLRSSKYVHPVEVYKELLRISGELWTFSPKRLASEYAEYDHDSLDTTFEPVLGDIQRLLSLDIGRAIRLNLIERAPNAFIAQVTDRALFRNATFVIEVAASRPLTQIQQQFPALCKVGPNTRMNEIVQTHLPGIELVHMPTPPRQIRAISDHVYFYLDKSSPLWPEFSQASSMGLHFAGEWPGLQLDLWAIMEDRR, from the coding sequence ATGTCCTGGTACAGCAAGGTAGCCTGGTCGGAAGGCCTGTTCCTGCGGCAGCACCATCTGCAGCAGAACGACCGCTATGTCGAGCGATTGCTCGAAAGCCGCGTCGCGCAGATCACGCCCTATCCGTGGGGCTTTTCCCAGATCGAGATCGACCGCGATCTCGCGCAGCAGAACAAGTTCGCCCTGCGCCGGGCGTCCGGCATCTTTCAGGACGGGACGCCGTTCGACATGCCGGGGACGAGTCCGTTGCCAGAGCCGATCGACATGCCGGAAGGCGTCGACCGCCAGCTTCTGTGGCTGACGCTGCCGGCCGCGACCGTGAACGGCCGCGAGATCGACATGGCCGAGGCGGCAACCGGCAGCCGCTACGTGCGCGACCTCGAGACCGTCATCGATTCCGCCTCGAACCTCTTCGTGGAGCAGGAGATCGAGGTCGCCCATCCACGCGCGGAATTCGAGGTGCGCAAGACGCCGAAGCCGGGCTTCCACTCCCTGAAGGTCGCCCGCATCCTCGAGGTGCGCGACAAGACGATCGTCTTCGACGAGACCTTCGCGCCGCCTGTTCTGGTGACGCACGCGCATCCCGTCGTCGCCGGATGGACGGATCGCGTCATCGGCTGGGTGGACACCAAGCTTGAGACGCTCGCGCGCTATGCGGCCGATCCGAGTTCCGGCGGCGGTCTCCAAACATTCGACTATTTTATGCTTCAGATGCTCAATCGCGAGGTCAATGTCCTCAAGCATCTGCGGAGCTCGAAATACGTGCATCCGGTTGAGGTCTACAAGGAATTGCTGCGTATCTCGGGAGAACTCTGGACGTTCTCGCCGAAACGGCTGGCGTCCGAATATGCCGAATACGATCACGACTCGCTCGATACGACCTTCGAGCCGGTGCTCGGCGACATACAGCGCCTGCTCAGCCTCGACATCGGCCGCGCGATCCGGCTGAACCTGATCGAGCGCGCGCCCAACGCCTTCATCGCGCAGGTGACCGACCGGGCGCTCTTCCGCAACGCGACCTTCGTCATCGAGGTCGCGGCAAGCCGCCCGCTGACGCAGATCCAGCAGCAGTTCCCCGCTCTCTGCAAGGTCGGCCCGAACACGCGCATGAACGAGATCGTGCAGACTCACCTGCCGGGCATCGAACTGGTCCACATGCCGACGCCGCCGCGGCAGATCCGGGCGATTTCCGATCACGTCTACTTCTATCTTGACAAGTCCTCGCCGCTCTGGCCGGAGTTCAGCCAGGCGAGCAGCATGGGCCTGCATTTCGCCGGTGAATGGCCGGGCTTGCAACTCGATCTCTGGGCCATCATGGAAGACCGCAGATGA
- a CDS encoding caspase family protein, with amino-acid sequence MTFRRSALGLVTILLLALVGAWTAQAAVEEKPTDQPRNRLAIVIGNSNYKSTRLDRLANAAHDAVKLAESLRRLNFEVLSQTDLTSSGFRQLLDQAERKLPTATAVLIFYAGHGIQLQGENYLLPVDTPDPDSIDSLTARAVKLNDVIARFASRDRQTFIFLDACRNNPMGQGGGNGLAQVEVGENTFVAFATQPGNVTVDGSGENSPFTTALLKNVEIPGLSISDMMIRVRNETEALTLGRQVPWDQSNLREQFYFTEQQVLDPAQLSASLSRILSDPAAKEKLQIELASNDLQTAVLIVGQTLRSVDVPSQSQEPLTVGTQVASLSTGDRRSVVSGLETLIVGADPNETDKQKAEDLARKVQTELRRLGCYRMEVDGDWGPGSSRALNDYYRNTKQQVASAGPTVELLGDLFLQSGRICKAPVIVKKVKQTNVASDADSRSGASKAGKGAKQRSTKKSSGGIRPAAPPPDISGGIGIGGVF; translated from the coding sequence ATGACGTTTCGAAGAAGCGCTCTGGGACTCGTGACGATCCTGCTTCTGGCATTGGTCGGAGCATGGACGGCGCAAGCTGCGGTCGAGGAGAAGCCGACCGACCAACCCCGCAACCGTCTCGCCATCGTCATCGGCAATTCCAACTATAAAAGCACCCGGCTCGACCGGCTGGCCAACGCCGCGCACGACGCGGTGAAGCTCGCCGAAAGCCTCCGCCGGCTGAACTTCGAGGTGCTGTCGCAAACGGACCTGACATCCAGCGGCTTCAGGCAGCTTCTCGATCAGGCCGAGCGGAAGCTTCCCACCGCGACGGCCGTGCTGATCTTCTACGCCGGCCACGGCATCCAGCTTCAGGGCGAGAACTACCTGCTGCCGGTGGACACGCCCGATCCCGACAGCATCGACAGCCTCACCGCGCGCGCCGTCAAGCTCAACGACGTCATCGCGCGCTTCGCCAGCCGCGACCGGCAGACCTTCATCTTCCTCGACGCCTGCCGCAACAATCCCATGGGGCAAGGCGGCGGCAACGGCCTCGCGCAGGTCGAGGTCGGTGAAAACACTTTCGTCGCCTTCGCCACGCAGCCCGGCAATGTCACGGTCGACGGATCGGGCGAGAACAGCCCCTTCACGACGGCGCTGCTCAAGAATGTCGAGATTCCGGGCCTCAGCATCTCGGACATGATGATCCGGGTGCGCAACGAGACGGAAGCGCTGACACTCGGCCGGCAGGTGCCGTGGGATCAGTCAAATCTGCGTGAGCAATTCTACTTCACCGAGCAGCAGGTGCTCGATCCCGCGCAGCTCAGCGCCAGCCTCTCGCGCATCCTTTCCGATCCGGCGGCCAAGGAGAAGCTGCAGATCGAGCTCGCGTCCAATGACCTGCAGACGGCCGTGCTGATCGTCGGCCAGACGCTGCGCTCGGTCGACGTTCCGTCGCAGTCCCAAGAGCCGCTCACGGTGGGCACGCAGGTGGCGAGCCTGTCGACGGGCGATCGGCGGAGCGTCGTCTCCGGCCTCGAAACGCTGATCGTCGGCGCCGACCCGAACGAGACCGACAAGCAGAAGGCCGAGGATCTCGCCCGCAAGGTCCAGACCGAGCTGCGGCGCCTCGGCTGCTACAGGATGGAAGTGGACGGCGATTGGGGTCCGGGCTCCTCGCGCGCGCTGAACGACTACTACCGCAACACGAAGCAGCAGGTCGCAAGCGCCGGGCCTACCGTCGAACTGCTCGGCGACCTGTTCCTGCAATCCGGGCGCATCTGCAAGGCGCCCGTCATCGTCAAGAAGGTCAAGCAGACGAATGTCGCGTCGGACGCCGATTCCCGGTCGGGCGCCTCGAAGGCCGGCAAGGGAGCCAAGCAGCGCAGCACGAAGAAGAGCTCCGGCGGAATCCGGCCCGCCGCGCCACCTCCGGATATCAGCGGCGGCATCGGCATCGGCGGCGTTTTCTAG